The proteins below are encoded in one region of Streptomyces marianii:
- a CDS encoding histidine phosphatase family protein, with the protein MATLILVRHGRSTANTAGVLAGWTPGIALDEHGTAQAAALPARLAGLSLAAAVTSPLQRCRETLQPLLDARPGLPLHGDARIGECHYGEWSGRKLTELAGEPLMEVVQRHPSAAAFPGGESMRAMQGRAVDAVRDWNARIERDHGEDAVYVMCSHGDVIKSVVADALGMHLDLFQRVHVEPCSVTAIRYTRLRPFLLRLGDTGDLDSLRPRENVNEPREGGTDGSAVVGGGAGAP; encoded by the coding sequence ATGGCCACGTTGATCCTCGTACGCCACGGACGGTCCACCGCCAACACCGCGGGGGTGCTCGCGGGCTGGACGCCGGGCATCGCGCTCGACGAGCACGGCACCGCGCAGGCGGCCGCCCTGCCCGCGCGGCTCGCCGGGCTGTCACTCGCGGCCGCCGTCACCAGTCCGCTGCAGCGCTGCCGGGAGACCCTGCAGCCGCTGCTCGACGCACGGCCGGGCCTTCCGCTCCACGGCGACGCGCGGATCGGCGAGTGCCACTACGGCGAGTGGTCCGGCCGCAAGCTGACGGAACTCGCCGGCGAGCCGTTGATGGAGGTCGTCCAGCGGCACCCGTCCGCCGCGGCGTTCCCCGGCGGCGAGTCGATGCGGGCCATGCAGGGCCGGGCCGTCGACGCCGTGCGCGACTGGAACGCCCGGATCGAGCGGGACCACGGCGAGGACGCCGTGTACGTGATGTGCTCCCACGGCGACGTCATCAAGTCCGTCGTGGCGGACGCCCTCGGCATGCACCTCGACCTCTTCCAGCGGGTCCACGTCGAACCGTGCTCCGTGACGGCGATCCGCTACACCCGTCTGCGGCCCTTCCTGCTGAGGCTCGGCGACACGGGTGACCTGGACTCCCTCCGGCCGCGCGAGAACGTGAACGAGCCCCGTGAGGGCGGGACGGACGGGTCGGCGGTGGTCGGCGGCGGCGCGGGCGCACCGTGA
- a CDS encoding DUF3090 domain-containing protein: protein MTRQVFLYDPPERFVAGTVGLPGRRTFFLQASAGGRVTSVALEKTQVAALAERIDELLDEVVRRTGGNAPVPAVAPTDIADTAPLDAPVEEEFRVGTMALAWDGEEQRMIVEAQALVELDADSEEDLAEAEERLLQDEENGPPMLRVRLSGAQARAFAKRALDVVNAGRPPCPLCSLPLDPEGHVCPRQNGYRRGA from the coding sequence GTGACCCGTCAGGTGTTCCTGTACGACCCGCCGGAGCGTTTCGTGGCCGGCACGGTCGGGCTGCCTGGACGTCGTACGTTCTTCCTGCAGGCTTCCGCAGGGGGGCGGGTGACCAGCGTCGCTCTGGAGAAGACCCAGGTGGCCGCGCTCGCCGAGCGGATCGACGAGCTGCTCGACGAGGTGGTGCGGCGCACCGGGGGCAACGCCCCCGTCCCGGCCGTCGCCCCCACGGACATCGCCGACACCGCACCGCTCGACGCGCCGGTCGAGGAGGAGTTCCGGGTCGGGACCATGGCGCTGGCCTGGGACGGCGAGGAACAGCGCATGATCGTCGAGGCCCAGGCCCTGGTGGAGCTGGACGCGGACTCCGAGGAGGACCTCGCGGAGGCCGAGGAACGGCTGTTGCAGGACGAGGAGAACGGTCCGCCGATGCTGCGCGTGCGGCTGAGCGGCGCCCAGGCGAGGGCCTTCGCCAAGCGCGCGCTGGACGTCGTCAACGCGGGTCGGCCGCCGTGCCCGCTGTGCAGCCTGCCGCTCGACCCGGAGGGACACGTATGCCCGCGCCAGAACGGATACCGCCGCGGAGCGTGA
- a CDS encoding SCO1664 family protein: protein MPAPERIPPRSVTAHDGHLELLARGEITVRGRIREASNAALYCAVVLDGREAHCVYKPVAGERPLWDFPDGTLAQREVAAYELSEATGWGLVPPTVLRDGPYGEGMCQLWIEADPEQSLLALVDGDEPEDGWKAVGLAEVGEGRTALLVHADDARLRRLAVLDAVINNGDRKGGHLLPAADGRLYAIDHGVTFNVEDRLRTLLWGWAGEPLTEEALAVLEVLDASLGDGAPLAGRLSELITRDETAAVRGRVRALRTSARHPQPAGHWPAIPWPPV from the coding sequence ATGCCCGCGCCAGAACGGATACCGCCGCGGAGCGTGACCGCGCACGACGGGCACCTGGAACTCCTCGCCCGGGGCGAGATCACCGTGCGCGGCCGTATCCGCGAGGCGTCCAACGCCGCGCTGTACTGCGCCGTCGTCCTCGACGGCCGGGAGGCGCACTGCGTCTACAAGCCCGTCGCCGGCGAGCGCCCGCTGTGGGACTTCCCCGACGGCACGCTGGCCCAGCGCGAGGTGGCCGCGTACGAGCTGTCCGAGGCCACCGGATGGGGGCTGGTGCCGCCTACCGTGCTCCGTGACGGTCCGTACGGCGAGGGCATGTGCCAGCTGTGGATCGAGGCCGATCCGGAGCAGTCCCTCCTCGCCCTCGTCGACGGAGACGAACCGGAGGACGGCTGGAAGGCGGTCGGCCTCGCGGAGGTGGGGGAGGGGCGCACAGCGCTCCTGGTGCACGCGGACGACGCCCGGCTGCGCCGGCTCGCCGTGCTCGACGCGGTGATCAACAACGGCGACCGCAAGGGCGGGCATCTGCTTCCCGCTGCGGACGGCCGCCTGTACGCGATCGACCACGGTGTCACCTTCAACGTGGAAGACCGCCTGAGGACCCTGCTGTGGGGCTGGGCGGGAGAGCCGCTGACGGAGGAGGCCCTGGCCGTCCTGGAGGTCCTGGACGCATCCCTGGGCGACGGGGCACCGCTGGCCGGGCGGCTGTCCGAGCTGATCACCCGGGACGAGACGGCAGCTGTGCGGGGCCGGGTACGGGCGCTGCGCACGAGCGCCCGCCACCCGCAGCCGGCGGGGCACTGGCCCGCGATTCCCTGGCCGCCGGTGTAG